AGATTTTTATATCTCTATTTAATAATGAAATTGGCCTAAAATCAGCCTGACTATTTCCTAATTTACCTTATTTAGGGATCAGAATAATTATTCCTTCCATTTCTCTAGGTAAGGATTTACCTTTAAATACCATATTGAATATcctagttaaagggaatgtgttgccagaaaaacatgtttttttttaaaaaattaaacatttagtgtgtgggtgattaaacattgttcaaattttttttatttttttcacgagtcaggaaatattataaattaattctaatttataatactacccatttttggtcactagatggagctatccccaaaattgcagctttgcaaaattgggtaaaaagccctcgctctagtgagctctcagcatccccccctcctttatcctggctagtgccgggataaacgaggggtttgaacggtgtaacctcctacactgtgtgtcgccattttttgagctaacacacagtgtagtaggtttacatacagtagtaaacacacacaaacacgaacatacattgaaatctcttacctgctcctgccgccgcggctccctccggcccgtccgctccgtttgctgccgctggtccaagtgcacaaatccggaagccgcgaccggaagtagtaatattactgtccggccgcgacttccggtccacaggaaaatggcgccggacggcgccaatttcgaattggactgtgtgggagcggcgcatgcgcagttcccacacagacgccgtacactgaagtcaatgggacgggagccgttcgcagtccctatgggactgtggctgccgtattccatgtctgtatgtgtcgttaatcgacacacacagaaatggaacaaaaaatggcagcccccatagggaagaaaaagtgtaaaaataagaaaaagtaaaacacaaacacacaaatgaatataaacgtttttaataaagcactaacatctttaacatataaaaaaataatttgtgatgacactgttcctttaagtatggAGAAATAATATCTCTGAAGGTCATCTAATATTCATTTATTAGGCCTTTTTAAAAAATGAATAACTTCTTTAACCTCAGAGATACGAATCGGTTTGTTAAAAAAATCTTGATTATTTTTGGAGAGATGGGGAGATGTAATCTATCTAAGAATTGTTTTTGGATTATTTACTCTCCGTGATCCATTTAGGTTGCACAGCTTCTTATAATAATCTGCAATGGTATCGACAATGGCCTGGGGTGAAAATCTTTTTTTCCCTTTGCtggtttttaaaaattctatatttttcttaatatatgtttttgttctatAGCTTAAAATCCTGCCAGTTGTGTTCCCTTGTTCATAAAATCGAGCTAGTTTTTTTCCGCAGACTTTCCCTATAGTTTTCCAAAAGGCCTAATTTAATTTGAGAGCGCACTAGATCAATCTCATGCAGAACACAGGACAGTTTAGTATTTCTATATTCTAATTCTAAAAAATAGAAGTTTTGACTTCATAGCATCCAACATTTTAGTTTGATCACCCCTCCATTTGTGCATGAGCTTCATACAGTGCCCCCTCAACATCGCTTTGTGTGCGCACCATAAAGTATAATCCGTTATTTTGTTATTGTCATTATCTATAAAAATAATCATTTAGTTTTCCTTGAAAGTCTAAGACAGAACTAGCTGAGGTTAGCAATATGTTTTTAAGTTGCCATCTATACATTTTAGTTGACATACCTTTGGTCTTACAGTCCTAAAAAGACTATATTTGCTTTTGCTTGAATTGTTTCATTCCAAGCAAGATACATTTTTTTGTGGAGAGTTTAACCCATTGacatttaatgaaaaaaattcaaccccATAAAAGTAATTGGCTTGTAGATATACATATTCTTCCCACACCAACATCTGTTAGAACACACCAattgtttttttactacttttgttaCAACCTTGGACATGTGGCTAAGAAGATGACAAAACAAAAAACGAAGAAACAAAATGTTTTCGACCTAAGCGTATGGGATATCCCACACTTGTTTTATCAGCCCCATTAACCATGGTGTCCGAAGGTTGATTAACGCCTGCCTTTTTCGCAAGAGATAGAGAGAGCAGAAAAAGCGCAATGTAAAAACACTTAGaggaaaggaaaaagaaaaaaaaaagaattacaagcacaaaagaggaaaaaaaagtctTCTTCCCACTTTATTCTTAAATCATAAAACTTGAAGTCCTATTGCAATCTAAATGCCCAGTTGTCTGAAAAATTGCATTGGAGTCAAACATATTTAGTTTGTCGTATGTAATTGGAAACAATCCTCTTTACACCTCAGAGGCAGCTTGGGACTTGTAGTCCTAAAGGGTCCAACTTAGTTTAGTTGAATGTTTGTAATTGGATATGATTCTCTGTAAACCTCAAGGCAGTGTTGGACTTGTAGTCCTATAGGGTCAAACCTGTTTAGTTTGTCATTTGTGATTGGAAACAATTTTCTTTGAACCTCAGACGCAACATGGGTCTTGTAATCCTAAACGGTCAAACTTGCTTAGTTTGTCATTTGTGATGGGAAACAATCCTCTGTGAACTTCAGAGGCAGCATGGGACTTGTAGTCCTAAAGGGTCAAACTTGCTagtctccaccccccccccacccccactcagAGAGAAATGCAAACTACAGCTATAGCATGCAAGgtggaaaacggctaaaaattgaaataaaagtcatataatggccataaaTAGTGCTACTCCTCATGTACACGCACATGGCATCTTATCCTGAAAAGTCTAATAAAAGGACAGGTACCCTTTAAACAGTATTATCTGAATATCAGACTGCTGGCCTCCTTACCAGGCCTTCAATGTCATTCTGATATAAGACTGCCAAGTTTATTGAAAACAGACATGATATTCAGATAACAAAAAGCTTGCAAATACAACGATGTGGCTAATAACTTGTAAGGCAGTTCTTTGATGGCAGTCAGCTGGAAAAGAACTTAAAAAGGAGAATCTAAAAGTCAATTTTTAGTTCTGACTCTTGTGAGGATATCTGTggtcatgtctttttttttttttttacttctctatcTCTATCTTATTATCGTAACCCTACATCTTAAATAAACCTATCATTTAATTTTACCATGAGACAAGAGAATTTGTTCAAGATTTCCTTATTATTGGTAATTGAGAAGATTGTGAAACCAGATCTGTCAGGATTTATGcccaaaaaattatattaatataAGAAGGTTATTGTATTCCCCTCTTACTGTGTGGAATGCTCCTTTCTATTTGCCATTCTGGATGAATACATTTTGGTACTATTTTTGTTCACTGGATTTGCCTTTTATATAAGAGTCCATCTGCCTCTATCTTTTTATTTCTAAATTATATGTCTAATAATTTGTGTGCTCAGCCATGTTATAAAGCATCCAATCTAGATAAAATAGTGTCAACATCCATAGCAAGAAAGGCTTAGAAGGAACATTGCACATAACACACGACTAAataattatttgtattatttattattatttattctcttattattattatgtattattattattattattttatgtttgctGAAAGTCTTAAGATGTTTGGTaaaaatttaatatattttttttgtaaaaaaatctttttagcaTGCCTTTGTAAGATCCTACCACTGTTCCTTTTTCGCCACATAGAGCataatacatttaaatgtagacaaATATTATCCAACATATGACACAAAAAACTCTATGGGAGAAATGTATTATCTAGAAAAGCTGCAAATGACACAAATTGCATAAAAATActgagttttttttctgttttcacttCTCACAGAGCTGCTAACAGTGTTTGAGATGTTATATAACAGAACAAAATTCTTGATTATAAGATGCTTCCTTAAAAATATTGGTACTTTACTCCACTTTTTGCCTCAAAGTCATCATCCCGTTACTGCTAaatgaatttttttattatagaacACTTTTTTCGGTGGATATAGCTTCCAACTCTTCTCACCATTGATGTTCTTATCACTAGTAATAGCTACTGAGGTGAATAGATAAATTCTCTCACAATTTGCTATTTACTAAAAATACTATCGGTGGTGAGATTTCTTTAATTGATACCACAAAGTCAATATGAATGCAATGGAATTACCAAATGGGCAGTTTACATTGAGACAATTGCTCAGTATGGAGAAGCTGATACCATTACTGTCAGTGGTGTACCTGTCTACAGTACAAACAACCTAGGGATGATCCCCAATCAGAGAAGGTTATCATGAACCAGCATGCGGTCACAATGGCCACAAATATTTATGTCTTACTTCAGGGAAAGAGGCTGTTACTCTGCTGTTAATAATTAGAATAGTCATATTCCTATTTCAGCATAAATCAAGAAGGAACCATCTGCACCAACAACAAACTATATTACAAATGGGTTATATTTGTGTTACTCGCAAATACCCAAGGTAAATGGATAGCCAAACTCTCTGTGTCTTTCTCTCAAGAACCACGAGCATTCAAACATCCAGATTTAACAAGGTCTAAGTGGAGAGCGGAAAGAGATTGATTTTCACAGTGAATACACACCAGACAAGTTTCAATGTAATCTCCAAAATGGAAATAATATTATTGTCATTACTACTAATATTAATTTATATGATATATGTTGAATGTCTTGGGCTATTTTTTACATCTGTGTTAAAGGATCTGTCGCAGATTCCATCATATTGATGGGGGGGAAAACCGGCAGCCTGTAGTGCtattcttcacctgaatacgacaGACGCTACAATAGAATCGACACTGCAGCATGTTTTAAATTTATCATGGAAACCATGACACAGATAGAAACACAGCCTTCGGTGGTCAGGAAAGAATATGTAACCTTCTCTAGTATCAATAAGTATGGAATATTTTAGTAATATGTTATAAATTGTATTCCTTTTCAGTAATTTCCTTTTCATTTTAGTGTATGGATTCGCCAGACGAAGATAAACTTTAATGCATTTTGCGAGCTTGCGTATATTCGCCAAAACTAATACCTTACATAaggatttataacatttccatacaGATATCTTTCAGCATGTATTTGTAAAATCCTTCCACTCTTCCTTTTAATACATTCAAATAGAACTATATTTGTTGTTTGTAGACTAGAAGCCAAATATTATGCAAAACATGAAACAAATAATCCTATGTTTATTCCACCCTGGTATAAACTGAAGTCACCAGAGATACAGACTGAGTCCTCCATAATACATGTAGGATATCTGGTGGTGGCTGCTTACAGAGAAGCTGAGATTTCAGATAACAACACGATCCTTTAATATAAGATGTATACTGAAGAATTGGTTCTTCTCTATGTTACTTTCCTCGCAGTCATCATCGGGTTAATGATAAATGGATTTATTGTCACAGTAAACTTGTTCTTGTGGATAAAACGTCAAGCCATCCAAACCATCAATGTTCTTATTACTGGTTTGGGACTGGTGAGGATCGTGCTGCTAAGTGTATATAcacaagaatttttttatttcatatctgGTCGGTCACTGATCCAAAGTTATGTGATTAATGAATATGGATTCACCTTTATAGTGTCTATGAACTTCTGCAATCTGTGGTGGGGCTCGGTGCTTTGTGTCTTCTACTGTGTGAAGATCACGACCTACAACAACAGACTTTTCATGAGACTCAAGATGAACATCTCCAAGGTGGTCCCCTGGCTGCTTCTCATCTCACTGGTCATCTCCTTTCTCTCCAGTTTGCCTTATAAATGGGTTCTCTTTTCTTTTCATGTTGTTAATGGCACCGACGATGGAAATGGAAACATGGAAATAAATGTAGTCAATATGTTTCTCATTGACTTTGCTGGATCCATCATACCATTCATGATATTTTGTGTTTCCATTTATCTGATCATTTTGTCGCTTCTGAAACACACCAGAAATATGAACAGCAGAGATTCCGGCTTCAGTGACGCTCAACGAGACATTCACCTCAGTGTCATTCGGAACATGATCTCTTTTCTCTTGTTTAATGCTCTGTATTTTGCAACTTACATCATGTATGCTCTAAGTGTACATTTAAAAATCCCTGCACTAAATTCATTCTGTAATATTTGTATTATTGCATGCACAAGTCTACACTCTATTTCTTTCATTATCAGCAATCGCGAGTTAAAAATTTCCTTCCTTGTTGTGTTCTCTTGTACCTGTTTAggaaattttaaaaaacaaaccccCTGAGGTCACAATTTTTTCCAATCCATAGCATCTGTTATGTCATTGACTGTATGGAACGGAGAACTAAGAAAACATAACATTTGACACAATTTTGTTTGATTTAGTGTTTTATACATTTAATTTAAAGTAAGCTGATTACAATCGATATTGATGtctgtttcagattttttttttggtcacaaaAATGATGCAAGATAAATACAGAATAAAGTCAAGTGTGAACGAGGAAAACAAAATGTGGAAATAcgccaaaaaaaacattttttttaaataaatattaaatttcagCATTTATTTCCTTAAACTTCTTTAGCCTGTCTATCGGTTAGTCAACTATTTGCAGAAGGAACCACTACCTACCTATttatgtaatatctggttatattTGAATTTTAAAGCCTGG
This genomic stretch from Rhinoderma darwinii isolate aRhiDar2 chromosome 4, aRhiDar2.hap1, whole genome shotgun sequence harbors:
- the LOC142759627 gene encoding taste receptor type 2 member 8-like — protein: MYTEELVLLYVTFLAVIIGLMINGFIVTVNLFLWIKRQAIQTINVLITGLGLVRIVLLSVYTQEFFYFISGRSLIQSYVINEYGFTFIVSMNFCNLWWGSVLCVFYCVKITTYNNRLFMRLKMNISKVVPWLLLISLVISFLSSLPYKWVLFSFHVVNGTDDGNGNMEINVVNMFLIDFAGSIIPFMIFCVSIYLIILSLLKHTRNMNSRDSGFSDAQRDIHLSVIRNMISFLLFNALYFATYIMYALSVHLKIPALNSFCNICIIACTSLHSISFIISNRELKISFLVVFSCTCLGNFKKQTP